A portion of the Bacillus sp. es.034 genome contains these proteins:
- a CDS encoding ATPase, T2SS/T4P/T4SS family — MAQERKRLGDLLVESGLLTEEMLQSALREKGKEQKLGDAILQKGYITEQQLIEVLEFQLGIPHVSLFRYPFDPKLFHLIPKELAKRNLMIPLKKEGDKLFVAMADPMDFYAIEDLRLSTGFYIETAIATKDDILRSINKYYDMDESFEELKGLENDRPQLEDETLTDQDSPIAKLVNQLLSNAMTQKASDIHIDPHETKVLIRYRVDGILRTDRALPKHMQSMLTARIKIMSQLDITEHRVPQDGRIKTNIDFRPIDIRVSTLPTVYGEKIVLRILDLSSSLNDLGQLGFNSLNLKRFQELIDRPTGIVLITGPTGSGKSSTLYAALNKLNSEEVNIITVEDPVEYQLEGVNQIQVNSNVGLTFATGLRSILRQDPNIIMVGEVRDRETAEVAIRASLTGHLVLSTIHTNDSLSTVTRLIDMGVEPFLVATSVSGIVAQRLVRKVCRDCAREEAPSNREIEIFERRGMTIDRIVRGQGCASCNMTGYKGRMAIHEVLVVNDEMKRIIMNNQFLNTLREVALKNKTIFLLDDGLFKVKQGLTTTEEILRVAIE; from the coding sequence ATGGCCCAAGAGAGGAAACGATTAGGGGACTTATTGGTTGAATCAGGTTTGTTAACGGAAGAAATGCTTCAATCCGCCCTGCGAGAAAAAGGAAAAGAACAGAAACTTGGAGATGCTATCTTACAAAAAGGGTATATAACGGAGCAACAGTTAATCGAAGTGCTCGAATTCCAGCTCGGTATTCCACATGTCAGTTTATTCCGGTATCCGTTCGATCCCAAGTTGTTCCATCTCATCCCAAAAGAGTTGGCCAAGCGGAATTTGATGATCCCTTTAAAAAAAGAAGGAGATAAGCTTTTTGTCGCCATGGCGGACCCTATGGATTTCTATGCGATTGAGGATTTGCGATTGTCCACGGGATTCTATATTGAAACAGCGATCGCAACAAAAGATGATATTCTGCGATCGATTAATAAGTATTATGATATGGATGAAAGCTTTGAAGAGCTGAAAGGGTTGGAAAATGATCGTCCTCAGTTAGAGGATGAAACATTAACAGATCAGGATTCGCCCATCGCCAAATTAGTGAATCAATTATTGTCAAACGCCATGACTCAAAAGGCAAGTGATATTCATATTGATCCTCATGAGACAAAAGTACTTATACGCTACCGGGTGGATGGTATTCTGCGAACGGATAGAGCCCTTCCTAAGCACATGCAAAGCATGTTGACGGCCCGGATCAAAATTATGTCTCAATTGGATATCACAGAACACAGAGTCCCTCAGGATGGAAGGATCAAAACAAATATCGATTTTCGTCCCATTGACATAAGGGTGTCCACGCTTCCGACTGTTTATGGAGAAAAAATCGTCCTCCGTATACTGGACCTGAGTTCCTCCTTGAATGATTTGGGTCAACTTGGATTCAACAGCTTAAACCTGAAACGATTTCAGGAACTGATTGACCGGCCGACCGGAATTGTCCTTATTACGGGGCCGACCGGTTCAGGTAAGTCATCCACTCTTTATGCCGCTTTGAATAAGCTGAATAGTGAAGAAGTCAATATTATTACCGTTGAAGATCCAGTAGAGTATCAATTAGAAGGAGTAAACCAGATACAGGTCAATTCAAATGTTGGTCTTACTTTTGCAACAGGTCTCCGGTCCATACTGAGACAGGACCCCAATATCATCATGGTGGGGGAAGTGCGCGATCGGGAAACGGCGGAAGTGGCGATACGGGCCTCTTTGACGGGGCATCTGGTTCTCAGTACCATTCATACGAATGATTCGTTAAGTACTGTGACCCGTCTGATCGATATGGGGGTCGAACCCTTCTTGGTTGCCACATCCGTCAGTGGAATAGTGGCTCAGAGACTGGTCCGGAAAGTGTGCAGGGATTGTGCACGAGAAGAAGCACCTTCCAACAGGGAAATAGAGATCTTTGAACGAAGGGGCATGACGATTGACCGGATTGTCCGGGGCCAAGGCTGCGCGTCATGCAACATGACCGGCTATAAGGGCAGGATGGCCATTCATGAAGTACTGGTCGTAAATGATGAAATGAAAAGGATCATCATGAACAATCAATTTCTTAACACATTAAGAGAAGTAGCTTTAAAAAATAAAACTATTTTTCTTCTGGATGATGGATTGTTTAAAGTCAAGCAAGGATTAACCACGACGGAAGAAATTCTGCGAGTAGCAATTGAGTAA
- a CDS encoding type IV pilus twitching motility protein PilT: protein MKERIDQLLRAAYELKASDIHLTIGSAPVFRIHGDLKRYGQGPLKPEDTEVMARAIIPEHLWMDFKERGELDFSYALPGVSRFRVNAYFQRSCISIALRVVPRNIPTLEELKLPPVIMKIAEKHQGLVLVTGPTGSGKSTTLASMIHYMNQTMRKHIITLEDPIEYLHKHGSSLIDQREVGFDTKSFAYGLRSALRQDPDVILVGEMRDLETIQTAITAAETGHLVLGTLHTSSAVSTIERIIDVFPAEQQSQVRVQLASVLQGVIAQRLLPTVNKEGRIAVTEILLNTSAVANLIRSEKIHQIPTVMQTSKALGMELFESNVSRFLHAGIISKETALPFLKENS, encoded by the coding sequence ATGAAGGAACGAATCGATCAATTACTACGGGCAGCATATGAATTAAAGGCTTCGGATATTCATTTAACGATAGGATCAGCTCCGGTATTCCGCATTCATGGTGATTTGAAAAGGTACGGACAGGGACCATTGAAACCTGAAGATACGGAGGTCATGGCAAGAGCCATAATTCCTGAACATCTGTGGATGGATTTCAAGGAAAGGGGAGAGCTGGACTTTTCCTATGCTTTACCGGGCGTTTCGCGCTTCAGGGTGAATGCCTATTTTCAACGCTCCTGTATTTCCATCGCGTTGCGGGTAGTGCCAAGAAATATCCCGACCCTGGAAGAGCTCAAGCTTCCACCCGTCATCATGAAAATAGCCGAAAAACATCAGGGGCTGGTGTTGGTGACTGGTCCTACAGGAAGCGGGAAGTCGACTACCCTTGCTTCCATGATTCACTATATGAATCAGACCATGAGGAAGCATATCATTACGCTTGAGGATCCCATCGAATATTTACATAAGCACGGCTCTTCCTTAATCGATCAACGGGAAGTCGGGTTTGACACTAAGTCCTTTGCCTACGGTCTCAGAAGCGCCTTAAGGCAGGATCCCGATGTCATTCTCGTTGGGGAAATGCGGGATCTGGAAACCATACAAACCGCCATTACGGCAGCCGAAACCGGGCATTTAGTTCTGGGGACACTTCACACATCCAGTGCGGTTTCGACAATTGAACGAATCATCGATGTCTTTCCTGCAGAACAGCAATCCCAGGTTCGCGTCCAGCTTGCATCCGTCCTTCAGGGAGTCATCGCTCAACGCCTGCTTCCTACGGTTAATAAGGAGGGAAGAATCGCCGTGACGGAAATCCTTCTGAATACTTCAGCAGTGGCCAATCTGATTAGGTCGGAGAAGATCCACCAGATCCCGACGGTTATGCAAACCTCCAAAGCACTTGGGATGGAATTATTCGAATCGAATGTAAGCAGATTCCTCCACGCGGGTATTATTTCCAAAGAAACCGCTTTACCGTTTCTCAAGGAGAATAGTTAA
- a CDS encoding type II secretion system F family protein translates to MARFKYEGRDKKGKKKGQITAPSKKEAMLRLKNQGIRIISVQEIPETLLTKEITFGNPVKLQHLVIFLRQFSTLLKAGVTVVDATRILSSQTESKALTKILMDIEIELKEGHPLSEAFGKHQKVFEPLFINMLKAGEATGSLDETLERLGDHYEKQHGTRQKVIAALSYPAVVGVIAIGVVIFLLAAVVPTFVDMFDDFGGELPLITRFVLGASETVQRFWYVLLLLVILSITGIGMVRQRKETKYYLDYFILRIPVFGKLIQKAVLARMTRTLSSLFSSSVPILQSLAIVERVVENEVMASVLKESRESLEKGGTLTEPMKKHWAFPPLVSQMISIGEETGSLDSMLSKVADFYEKEVENATDQLKALIEPLMIVLLAGLVGTIVTAIMVPMFEIFNNVQNF, encoded by the coding sequence ATGGCCAGATTCAAGTACGAGGGACGGGATAAAAAAGGGAAGAAAAAAGGTCAAATAACGGCCCCTTCCAAAAAGGAGGCCATGCTTCGCCTGAAAAATCAAGGCATTCGCATTATTTCCGTCCAGGAAATCCCGGAAACCCTTTTGACAAAAGAAATCACATTCGGGAATCCTGTTAAGCTTCAGCATCTGGTCATATTCCTGAGGCAATTTTCCACCCTTTTAAAAGCGGGGGTGACAGTGGTGGACGCGACCCGTATACTGAGCAGTCAAACAGAAAGCAAAGCCTTGACAAAAATCCTCATGGACATAGAAATTGAGCTGAAGGAAGGACATCCACTCTCTGAAGCATTCGGAAAGCATCAGAAAGTGTTTGAGCCTCTCTTCATCAATATGCTGAAAGCGGGGGAAGCGACGGGTAGTCTGGATGAAACCCTAGAAAGACTGGGAGATCACTATGAAAAACAGCATGGAACACGACAAAAAGTGATCGCAGCCCTTTCCTATCCTGCTGTCGTCGGGGTCATTGCCATCGGCGTTGTCATTTTTTTACTTGCTGCCGTGGTTCCCACCTTTGTGGATATGTTTGACGATTTCGGGGGAGAATTACCTTTAATCACCCGCTTCGTCCTTGGGGCAAGTGAAACGGTCCAGAGGTTCTGGTATGTGCTTTTGCTCCTAGTGATACTTAGTATCACGGGGATCGGGATGGTGCGGCAAAGAAAAGAAACGAAATACTACCTGGATTATTTTATCCTGAGGATCCCCGTCTTCGGTAAATTGATTCAGAAAGCGGTTCTCGCCCGAATGACCAGAACGTTGAGCTCCCTTTTTTCAAGCTCTGTCCCTATACTTCAGTCTCTGGCGATAGTGGAACGGGTCGTGGAAAATGAAGTGATGGCATCGGTTCTAAAGGAGTCAAGGGAGTCATTGGAAAAAGGTGGGACATTGACGGAGCCAATGAAAAAACATTGGGCCTTTCCACCCCTGGTTTCCCAGATGATTTCGATCGGTGAAGAGACGGGCTCACTCGACAGCATGCTTTCGAAAGTGGCCGATTTTTACGAAAAGGAAGTCGAAAACGCAACGGATCAATTGAAAGCCCTTATCGAACCACTGATGATCGTCCTGTTAGCGGGTTTGGTAGGGACAATTGTCACAGCGATTATGGTGCCGATGTTTGAAATATTTAACAATGTCCAAAATTTCTAG
- a CDS encoding prepilin-type N-terminal cleavage/methylation domain-containing protein has protein sequence MLKKMKKMLKNERGLTLVELLAVIVILGIIAAIAVPSIGNIIEKSREDAVKAEGIQVLNAAKLYVSSEKITEGTTSIGADQLKDYLDNNGDIMQSGYTVSIEEDNSLALTGKGKKGSVEIDFTKATIKDINDSAKGATSIPETETETKTKQ, from the coding sequence ATGTTGAAGAAAATGAAAAAGATGTTGAAGAATGAGAGAGGTTTGACACTGGTCGAGCTTCTTGCCGTCATTGTGATTTTGGGGATTATTGCGGCGATTGCGGTACCGAGTATTGGAAACATTATTGAGAAGTCACGTGAAGATGCGGTTAAAGCAGAGGGAATTCAAGTATTAAATGCAGCAAAGCTATACGTTTCTTCTGAAAAAATCACTGAAGGGACAACATCAATTGGTGCTGATCAGTTAAAAGATTATTTAGATAATAATGGAGATATCATGCAAAGTGGTTATACAGTATCAATTGAAGAAGACAATAGTTTGGCTTTAACAGGCAAAGGTAAAAAAGGTAGTGTCGAAATCGACTTTACAAAAGCAACTATCAAAGACATTAATGATTCAGCAAAAGGGGCTACGTCCATCCCAGAAACTGAAACAGAAACAAAAACAAAACAATAA
- a CDS encoding A24 family peptidase, which translates to MVILITLYALLLGSFYNVVGLRVPLKKSIVKPRSSCPYCGHQLTAIELLPVFSYLIQKGKCRRCHGRISPLYPFMEALTAGLFVLAYIEFGIHWELLVAWTLISLFIIITVSDLKYMVIPDKILLFFSGLFLMERLVISLTPWWDSLIGAAAGFGLLLLIAVVSKGGMGGGDIKLYAVIGFVVGLKVMILSFMLATFFGAVFGLIALAFKLIERGKAIPFGPFIALGTILAYLYGDVLLSAYLSFFY; encoded by the coding sequence ATGGTTATACTAATCACTCTCTACGCACTCCTCCTAGGCTCCTTCTACAACGTAGTCGGCCTCAGGGTGCCATTAAAGAAATCCATCGTAAAGCCAAGGTCGAGCTGTCCTTATTGTGGTCATCAATTGACTGCGATCGAGCTGCTTCCTGTCTTTTCTTATCTTATTCAAAAGGGGAAATGCCGCCGCTGTCACGGGCGCATTTCTCCTTTATATCCGTTTATGGAAGCTTTGACTGCTGGTCTTTTTGTACTAGCTTACATAGAGTTTGGAATACACTGGGAACTGCTTGTCGCCTGGACCCTTATTTCATTGTTCATCATCATCACGGTTTCTGATTTGAAGTATATGGTCATCCCTGATAAAATCCTTCTGTTTTTTTCTGGACTGTTTTTAATGGAGCGCCTGGTCATTTCGCTGACTCCCTGGTGGGACAGCTTGATAGGAGCTGCAGCCGGCTTCGGACTTCTGCTCCTTATCGCCGTTGTGAGTAAAGGCGGCATGGGCGGAGGGGACATCAAGTTATATGCTGTAATCGGCTTTGTTGTGGGATTAAAGGTCATGATTCTTTCCTTTATGCTTGCAACTTTCTTCGGGGCAGTCTTCGGATTAATCGCATTGGCGTTCAAATTGATAGAAAGAGGGAAGGCGATTCCATTTGGTCCATTTATCGCCCTTGGCACCATTCTTGCTTATTTGTATGGTGATGTCCTTTTATCTGCCTATCTATCGTTTTTCTATTAA
- the pilM gene encoding pilus assembly protein PilM, producing the protein MGFLSFLSASQKTSNIVFTDNSIRYLELKHTSPLLVQAYGERTLPENIIKGGKIIDEQTLSFILEECVEEWGLKGRSVRFIVPDPFVVLRKVTIPEDIKQDEIEGYLFLEIGTSIHLPFEDPVFDYAMTNESEESREVLLVASHQDVVDSYKDLLEKVKLKPIVADISPLALYRLSIERGTISPQEHTMFLHFDEKLLTVSIFLGHQPIFTRPIVLEENNQDVLMEDHLAWRNVEEAFSEIEKVMNFYQYSLHKGEFFVERALISGDHPNLRKIESSLEDRLNIPVQYQSLKEIKTVEDGRISDKFVIALGLALKEVQYVESH; encoded by the coding sequence ATGGGATTTTTATCGTTTCTCTCTGCTAGCCAAAAAACATCCAATATTGTATTCACAGACAATTCCATCCGCTATCTAGAGTTGAAGCATACTTCGCCTCTACTTGTTCAAGCATACGGGGAGCGCACACTTCCTGAAAACATCATTAAAGGCGGGAAAATCATTGATGAACAGACTCTGTCATTTATTTTAGAAGAATGTGTAGAAGAGTGGGGGTTGAAAGGAAGATCCGTGCGATTCATCGTTCCGGATCCGTTTGTCGTTTTGCGAAAAGTAACCATTCCCGAGGATATTAAGCAGGATGAGATAGAAGGGTATCTGTTCCTTGAAATCGGCACTAGCATTCATTTACCTTTTGAGGATCCCGTCTTCGACTATGCCATGACAAACGAATCTGAAGAGAGTAGGGAAGTCCTTTTGGTCGCATCGCATCAGGATGTGGTGGATAGCTATAAAGATCTCCTGGAAAAGGTCAAACTGAAACCGATAGTGGCTGATATTTCTCCCCTCGCTCTTTATCGATTATCAATCGAGAGGGGAACAATATCCCCACAGGAACACACGATGTTCCTTCATTTTGATGAAAAATTATTAACGGTTTCGATTTTTCTTGGACATCAACCGATCTTTACAAGGCCTATTGTGTTGGAAGAAAATAACCAGGATGTATTGATGGAAGACCATCTTGCCTGGAGAAATGTAGAGGAAGCCTTTAGTGAAATCGAAAAAGTCATGAACTTTTATCAGTATTCCCTTCACAAAGGAGAGTTTTTTGTGGAAAGGGCTCTGATTAGTGGTGATCACCCGAACCTGCGAAAGATTGAATCTTCTCTTGAGGATAGACTGAACATTCCTGTGCAATATCAATCTCTGAAAGAGATAAAAACTGTAGAAGACGGAAGGATTTCTGATAAGTTTGTCATCGCCCTGGGTCTTGCGTTAAAAGAGGTGCAATATGTTGAATCTCATTGA
- the gspM gene encoding type II secretion system protein GspM, whose translation MISSLTKKERLLLIVSAFVCLFSLFLFYYFVYSPQQDRLEMKQKELKTEQKILSAVEAKTEQIETHSYKDIHTLQNQIPVEPLTEQIILQLEKAEVLSQSEIQSINFAKEDFAYSSEENDDSLEGDSQGSSNPQESGNDHSGVKRLQMTMTVQSENYFEMEKFIHELENLPRIVEVNQLLIQGREEMSPVLSEKGPEPLIFQLVASAFYIPGLSDLQDGLPSIDSPAPSLKKNPFIQYTDPSSEDGTAERQADTAFPDN comes from the coding sequence ATGATTTCCTCACTGACTAAGAAAGAAAGGCTGCTATTGATCGTGAGTGCATTCGTATGCCTGTTTTCTCTGTTTCTCTTTTATTACTTTGTCTATTCTCCTCAACAAGACAGGTTGGAAATGAAACAGAAGGAATTAAAGACAGAACAAAAAATTCTATCAGCAGTCGAAGCGAAGACAGAGCAGATTGAAACTCATTCGTACAAAGATATTCATACTTTGCAAAATCAAATTCCCGTTGAACCGTTAACAGAACAGATTATCCTGCAACTAGAGAAAGCGGAAGTATTATCTCAAAGTGAGATACAATCCATCAATTTTGCAAAAGAAGATTTTGCTTATTCAAGTGAAGAAAATGATGATAGCCTCGAGGGGGATTCACAAGGTTCTTCAAATCCACAAGAGTCTGGAAATGACCATTCAGGGGTCAAAAGATTGCAAATGACAATGACTGTACAATCGGAAAACTATTTTGAGATGGAGAAATTCATCCATGAATTAGAAAATCTTCCGAGGATTGTTGAAGTGAATCAACTTTTGATCCAGGGCAGGGAGGAAATGAGTCCCGTTTTGTCGGAAAAGGGTCCAGAGCCACTCATTTTTCAACTTGTGGCATCGGCCTTTTATATACCGGGTCTATCTGACTTACAAGACGGTCTGCCATCGATTGATAGTCCGGCTCCTTCATTGAAGAAGAATCCATTTATCCAGTATACGGATCCTTCGTCGGAAGACGGAACTGCCGAAAGGCAAGCTGACACAGCCTTTCCAGATAACTAA
- a CDS encoding SPOR domain-containing protein codes for MMGDREKNDKKISIKINGEKTKFDEDLLVYDWKLGESETAAGEEAKDDGFDWILPDEEAEPPQEYKKIHYVSGSKKKKKSFINPFQDSVNLVMSLIGAIVVGAVLGFGTLKVITTTDGPAAPAATLEDNTSTGKTDDQQAVSAVELKDFSTSILQGGVFSTEEAMKAMKDSLGAKGLPSASVEKDGQFFLLLGVSGDLETAKTLGGKLKDQGVDVYAKDFVMGSKGVNASKEEKTFLEKGNALFGAIAQASSSGMTGGTADEAAIKTIQSGMEELEGIKVGQDSIASMKKSLMDAGNLAAAMKSQEDAQKVQENLLSYLQLYSGL; via the coding sequence ATGATGGGCGATCGTGAGAAAAACGACAAAAAGATTTCTATTAAAATCAATGGGGAAAAAACGAAGTTTGATGAAGATCTCCTTGTGTACGATTGGAAGTTGGGGGAATCGGAAACAGCTGCCGGGGAAGAGGCGAAGGATGACGGGTTTGATTGGATCCTTCCCGATGAAGAAGCCGAGCCTCCACAGGAATATAAAAAGATCCATTATGTGTCTGGAAGTAAGAAGAAGAAAAAATCGTTTATTAACCCGTTTCAGGATTCGGTCAACCTGGTCATGTCTTTGATAGGGGCGATCGTTGTGGGGGCGGTCCTTGGTTTCGGGACCCTTAAGGTGATTACGACGACCGATGGACCGGCTGCACCTGCTGCAACGCTGGAGGATAACACCTCAACAGGGAAAACGGACGATCAGCAGGCGGTTTCTGCCGTCGAATTAAAGGATTTTTCTACCTCCATTCTACAGGGTGGTGTGTTTTCGACAGAAGAAGCGATGAAGGCCATGAAGGATAGTTTAGGGGCAAAAGGTCTTCCTAGTGCATCTGTGGAAAAAGATGGCCAATTCTTTTTGTTGCTCGGAGTTTCCGGTGACTTGGAAACGGCCAAAACCCTTGGCGGGAAACTGAAGGATCAAGGGGTGGACGTTTATGCGAAGGATTTTGTGATGGGATCCAAAGGGGTCAATGCTTCAAAAGAAGAAAAAACGTTCCTGGAAAAAGGGAATGCTCTCTTCGGCGCTATAGCCCAGGCCAGCAGCAGTGGAATGACCGGGGGGACTGCAGATGAAGCCGCCATCAAAACGATTCAATCCGGAATGGAGGAATTGGAAGGAATCAAGGTCGGTCAGGATTCCATCGCCTCCATGAAGAAATCATTGATGGATGCAGGGAATCTCGCAGCGGCGATGAAATCTCAAGAAGACGCACAAAAAGTTCAAGAGAATTTATTATCTTATCTTCAACTATATAGCGGGTTATAA
- a CDS encoding Maf family protein produces MSNLILASQSPRRKELLEQIQLSFSIMASSVDETFSSDLMPLEVVMYLAKKKAKVISNQHPSHYVIGSDTVVTKDGKILGKPESKEEAKDMLRMLSGSSHEVYTGVAILHGEEEKLFYEKTDVTFWELTSKEIDDYIATEEPFDKAGSYGIQGIGAKFVKEIKGDYFAVVGLPISRVNRALLEMGYLPSE; encoded by the coding sequence GTGTCCAACCTCATACTCGCTTCACAATCTCCCCGACGAAAAGAACTTCTCGAACAAATTCAACTCTCTTTTTCCATTATGGCCTCAAGTGTAGATGAAACCTTTTCTTCTGATTTAATGCCCCTTGAAGTCGTCATGTATCTCGCAAAGAAAAAAGCCAAGGTAATATCGAATCAACATCCCTCTCACTATGTGATCGGCTCTGACACCGTTGTGACAAAAGACGGTAAGATTCTCGGGAAACCGGAATCGAAAGAAGAAGCGAAAGACATGCTCAGGATGCTTTCGGGCTCTTCCCACGAAGTTTACACAGGTGTGGCGATCCTCCATGGTGAGGAGGAGAAACTTTTTTATGAAAAAACAGATGTTACGTTTTGGGAGTTAACCTCTAAAGAGATTGATGACTATATCGCAACAGAAGAACCTTTTGATAAAGCCGGGTCATATGGGATCCAGGGAATCGGCGCGAAATTCGTCAAAGAAATCAAGGGCGATTATTTCGCAGTCGTCGGCCTCCCGATTTCACGTGTGAATCGTGCGCTACTCGAAATGGGCTATCTTCCTTCAGAATGA
- the radC gene encoding DNA repair protein RadC has protein sequence MVKTMQKQEENRLMIRDFPQDERPRERMIQSGAASLSNQELLAILLRTGTKSESVLQLSNRLLTQFDGLNLLKDASLEEITKTKGIGLAKAVQIMAAVEFGRRISNLAFDDRYSIRSPEDGANYVMNDMRFLAQEHFVCLYLNTKNQVLHKQTIFIGSLNASIVHPREVFKEAFRRSAASIICIHNHPSGDPTPSREDIEVTKRLVECGRIIGIDILDHLIIGEKKFISLKEKGYL, from the coding sequence ATGGTAAAAACAATGCAAAAGCAGGAAGAAAACCGGCTGATGATCAGGGATTTCCCCCAGGATGAGAGACCGCGGGAAAGAATGATCCAAAGCGGAGCAGCCAGCCTGTCCAATCAGGAACTGCTCGCCATTTTACTCCGGACAGGAACAAAATCTGAGTCCGTTCTTCAATTATCCAACAGACTCTTAACTCAATTCGACGGATTGAATCTATTAAAGGATGCGTCCCTGGAAGAGATCACGAAAACGAAAGGGATCGGTCTTGCCAAGGCGGTCCAGATCATGGCTGCCGTGGAATTCGGCCGGCGTATCAGCAATCTCGCCTTTGATGACAGATATTCGATCCGTTCCCCTGAAGACGGGGCCAACTATGTCATGAATGATATGAGGTTTTTGGCCCAGGAGCATTTTGTCTGCTTATACCTCAACACAAAGAATCAAGTCCTACACAAGCAAACCATCTTCATCGGAAGCCTCAACGCCTCGATCGTACACCCTAGGGAGGTGTTTAAAGAAGCCTTCCGCCGCTCCGCTGCCTCCATCATTTGCATCCACAACCATCCATCGGGAGATCCGACTCCGAGCAGGGAAGACATAGAAGTGACAAAAAGATTGGTGGAATGCGGTCGAATCATTGGTATTGATATACTCGATCACCTTATAATAGGGGAGAAGAAGTTTATCAGCTTAAAGGAAAAAGGGTATTTATGA
- a CDS encoding rod shape-determining protein: MFGTKDLGIDLGTANTLVYVKGKGIVVREPSVVALQTENKHIVAVGNDAKNMIGRTPGNVVALRPMKDGVIADYETTATMMKYYIKQATRNKGAFSRKPYVMICVPSGITGVEERAVIDATRQAGARDAYTIEEPFAAAIGANLPVWEPTGSMVVDIGGGTTEVAIISLGGIVTSQSIRVAGDEMDDAIINYIRKTYNLMIGDRTAETIKMEVGSAGDSEGIEAMEIRGRDLLTGLPKTIEVTAVEIASALHDTVYTIVDAVKSTLEKTPPELAADIMDRGIVLTGGGALLRNLDKVISDETKMPVLIAEEPLDCVAIGTGKALDHIHLFKTRGK, encoded by the coding sequence ATGTTTGGAACGAAAGATTTAGGGATTGATTTAGGAACTGCTAACACATTGGTGTACGTGAAAGGCAAGGGGATTGTCGTTCGCGAACCTTCTGTTGTGGCACTTCAAACAGAAAATAAGCATATCGTTGCAGTGGGAAATGACGCCAAGAACATGATCGGTCGTACACCGGGGAATGTCGTGGCGCTCCGCCCGATGAAAGACGGAGTCATCGCTGACTATGAAACGACCGCCACTATGATGAAGTACTACATAAAGCAGGCGACACGAAATAAGGGAGCTTTTTCACGAAAGCCTTATGTCATGATATGTGTACCTTCAGGCATTACAGGGGTTGAGGAAAGAGCGGTCATCGATGCGACAAGACAAGCTGGTGCACGGGACGCTTACACGATTGAAGAGCCTTTCGCAGCGGCGATCGGAGCCAATCTCCCGGTATGGGAACCGACAGGGAGCATGGTCGTGGATATCGGTGGAGGAACGACGGAAGTGGCGATCATCTCTTTAGGTGGAATCGTGACAAGTCAATCGATCCGCGTTGCCGGGGATGAAATGGATGATGCGATCATCAACTATATCCGGAAGACATACAACCTGATGATCGGTGACCGTACAGCGGAAACAATCAAGATGGAAGTTGGTTCTGCAGGGGATTCTGAAGGCATCGAAGCGATGGAAATCCGCGGGCGGGACCTTCTGACAGGACTGCCTAAAACGATTGAAGTAACGGCTGTGGAAATCGCATCCGCCCTTCATGATACCGTCTACACGATTGTTGATGCCGTTAAGAGTACGCTTGAGAAGACTCCACCTGAACTTGCAGCTGACATCATGGACAGAGGGATCGTGCTGACCGGGGGAGGAGCACTTCTTCGTAATCTTGATAAAGTGATCAGCGATGAAACGAAGATGCCGGTACTTATTGCCGAAGAACCACTGGATTGCGTGGCAATCGGGACAGGGAAAGCCCTTGACCACATTCACTTATTTAAAACACGTGGAAAATAA